The following nucleotide sequence is from Corticium candelabrum chromosome 19, ooCorCand1.1, whole genome shotgun sequence.
TGCGGGTAGAATCGATCCAGTCTCGTTCCTCCCCAACCATTCCCGATTGTCGATCCTAACCTAATGCATCTACGGTACACGGCAATAATACCTGTTTGATTTATTGCACACGTGCAGTGAAAATGACGACTACTGTTAGTGTCGACTTACTGCAGCACAACAACCCATACATACACTGTTACAGTCAGAACAAAAGTTACTGCAGTTTCTCAGCTTTATAAAGAATCCTGTAAGCTGCCCCTCTAACTCCTGCTTTATTGCAAGCATCCAGTAGTGCTTTCCTTGTTGCGTGTTCCCTTTTCTGCCATTTGTCAAGAATAGCAAAGAGAATGCGATATAGCTTTTTGTACTCTTGCTCATATTGCGTAATCTCTTCGCCGTCAAAGCCCAGATAAATTGCAATTTCATGGTAATGAGATCCTAGCTTTTCAGCAACCTGttcaagaaacaacaagaATATCATTTCGATGTTGATGATACCAAAAAAATTTAACAAGGTCTTCGTGGGTGATTCtgccctgtgtgtgtgtgtgtgtgtgtgtgtgtgtgtgtgtgtgtgtgtgtgtgtgtgtgtgtgtgtgtgtgtgtgtgtgtgtgtgtttctgtgtggtgtgtgttagTTTCGCATAGCCAGACATTAACCCCGCCCTCAACATTCTGCCTCGAGCACAACCTGCATGTCATAGCAAATCAAAAATATTGGGTCAATTGCCTAAATCTCTGTAGTGTCTTCTTTATATCATGTGTTTGCATGGGATCAGAACATCTGTATGTACGACTCGTGCTTTTGTTTTATGAACTAGTAAACTAAGAAcatgacaaaaaattgaaaatagagCAATTACTTTATTAAGTTCGAAAGGTGTTAATTCAGCATCATCTGAGTGTGTAGCCTctggtgctgctgcttgcTCATGAACGCCTCCACTGCAAGGTCCAGTTTCTTAAACAACAACCAGAGAGTAAAGACATAAATAGCAGACGAACAGCCTAGATAACGGCGCGTGTACCCTTCATTTTGTGCGCGCGAACTGAGCTAGATGTCCATGCAGTTTAGCAATTTCAAAAAGTCAAGAAAGTTACGATGGTACAAGCTCTATAACAGCGACTAGAGAACAGAGATACTAGTGGTACATTTCATGTTTTCTATGTTGCGTTAGCACAAATCGCAAAAAATGAAGCCTCTCTTTTTGTGCTAATTCGTGTCAGTAAAACTTTCTAACAGTCCCGCAATCACGGATGAAAATGTCAGAAGGTAGCTGAGAGCGCGCATGGTCACTCGGCTCAGCTCTTGCTGAGCTGATTCTGGACGTCTCACGCACTGCTTTGTGCCGGAAGACTATTCAACAATGAAAGTTTTGAGTCGCGCACGCGCTTACTATTGTGACCATGCCAGCTTCTATAATCACGACCTCGTGtgtgattgatatcaacgatGTAGGTTCTACACTACAACTAATAGATGCTCGattagcattgtgttaggcgAGCGATTCAAAAAGTAGACAAAGGGCGGTTAGCAATACCAGGTCTCACTGGTGCAGTCCCTTACCCACCCTGAGTAACCCTAAAACACTACAGACCCATTGCATAACCGTAGCAAACTCTATAATTGCCATGTTACCGGTATGCAAAATATTTGAGACAGTCGCACCAGTAATTATTGATCTAGGACTTGGTGAACATCGTGGAAAGATGGCAGCAGAACAATTAGTGCAATTTTACTATAGCAACTCGTCAATTTTGTGAACAGATGCTAATTTCGAGAACGTTTCTCACGAAATTTCTTACAGCCCTGACTTCATGAACAGCGCGAGAATTGACTTGGACTAAAgcttattaatattactataCACTGAGAGAGAAATGAAATACCGCACAGTCGGGGACGACGAGAGCGCGCAAGATATTTGAAATTCGAGGTACATCACGACTTGTAAATAGTAATATTCAGGAAAACTCTTCAGTTTTACACCCTAGAGAGGGATACACTTTCtctatttctttctctttctctaacCTTTTGGAAGAAAAATTTACCACACGTTGCATCGAAGTCCACTATACAACGCCAATTAAACAGACTGATAGTAtttactttcatacttagCGGGAAGTGGACTAGCAATTAGAATGATTTAGAGACTAAAAAGCTAGCACCCGGAGCCTGACAAGATGTGACCAGTTAGGGCTAGGATTAAGGAGGATCAAAATTAACCAATTGGCATCAAGGTCGGAAATCGGTTCTGAATTGGTTCTGAATCGCTCTTTGAAATCGACTTTGCCTGTAACCAATCACCATCAGGTACTGTTCAAATAGCAAATATGCGGGCACTTGGATTAAATCGGCAGTTCAAGTTTAACCGGCAGTTCAAGTTCAACGGACTACTTGTTTGTGCGGTTGTCTATTGTCGGCAGTTGCAAGAGGATTACGCATCCTATGCCTTCACCTGCAACAGCACAGTCTAATGACAGGCAAAAGACGTGTCCCTAATCCAAAACGTATACTTGTCACACCAGCTCTCCAGTAGCTGCTGCATGGTCAACTCGAATGGTCTTGCCTTATCTAGACTTCAAATACGAAATTACCCTGTTGTACGGTCATGATTGAACGTAGTCTAGCTGTCAGAAACGTATAGGTACTAGGATTGTCGCTAACAACTTTAGATGCTTTACATATCCTGTTTTTATTGTACGTAGGGTTAAAACATTGATGAAGTGGCTTAGCCAACCTCAAAGATGTCGACAGTTTCTTTATGTTACAAATGCGCATGGGGCTGAGATTGAGGCTTTTGGAGAAGATTCGATTATATTAAATACAGGTacctcttgtctcttcttgtctgcGTTACTGCATCTACAACAACTGCTTTCTATTAGAAAACGAAAAAATCTCCTGA
It contains:
- the LOC134195119 gene encoding uncharacterized protein LOC134195119, giving the protein MADPKWNTHLRPKQLQVAEMLCPRRNRLAARLGSKGLITRDEEDSFIKSTKSETDLAIDILMVLRMNGEGSFDKCCDVLLETKDDTLMEIEKSLRPHRQTSIEKTGPCSGGVHEQAAAPEATHSDDAELTPFELNKVAEKLGSHYHEIAIYLGFDGEEITQYEQEYKKLYRILFAILDKWQKREHATRKALLDACNKAGVRGAAYRILYKAEKLQ